From Methanosphaera sp.:
TAATGATTGTACCAATTATCTTCAAAGAAAACCAGGATGATGTACTTGCATTTACAGATGCACTAGAGGCAAAACTACAAGATGCAGGAATACGTACAAAACAAGATAAACGTGACATAAGACCTGGTAAAAAATACTATGAATGGGAAAACAAAGGAGTACCACTCAGAGTTGAAGTAGGACCAAGAGATCTTGAAAATAAAAAAATTGTATTAAACAGACGTGATACTGGTGAGAAAATATTCATGGACTACAATGAAGATACAGTAGTAGATGATATACAAGCAGTACTTGATCAAATCACAGAAGATCTTAAAGTAAAATCAAATAAATTCCAGGAAGATAAAACACACTACGTTGAATCACTAAAAGCAGTATCAAAAACCATCAATAAAAAAGGTGGAATTGTAACATTTAACTGGTGTGGAGATACTGAGTGTGGTAAACAAATTGAAGAAGAATTTAACATAGACATTCTTGGAACACAACCACAAGTTGAAGTTGAAGGAGAATGTATCCACTGTGGAAAAGAGGCAAAACACAGAGCACTTGTATCAAAAACATACTAAGAATATTATGAAATTCTTTTTAAAATATAACCTCCCCCCCCTTTTTTTTATTACCTTTTTTTTGGGAAAAATATTTTCATGTAAAAATAAGATTATAATTTTTATATCAATAAAATAAGCTAATTTTTTTTTAGAATATATATTTAAGAAAAAAAATTATGTAATTGTTTGAAAAATAGTGTAAATAAAATTTTATAAAAAAAGTGTTTGTTTTTTAGATAAAAAAAGAATGGAATCTTTTTTATCTAAATTATTTTTTTTTAAATTAGCACACTTAGTAGAAGTGTTTTAATGCTAATTCTACGTCTTCTGGCTGAATTGTTTTGCGATCTGCGTGGTTTGCTAAGTCAATAGCAGCAGTTGCTAATTTTTTTGCGTAAGCTTCTACAGCTTCAACAAGTTTTTCTTCAGCGTTTTTACTAATTCTTTCTGCACCTGCAGCTTTTGCGATTCTTGTTACTGGTGCTTTTGGTATTTCTGTCATCTTTTTTCAACTCCTATTTTCTATTATGTACTATGTATTATTTAAGTATTTCTTATTATTACCCTATTTTAGGGCTATTTTTAGTATATTTTAGCTATTTTTCCATATTTTTTAAGATAATTTTACTAAAAAAAATAAAAAAGTATTAATTAATTATTTAATTAATTAATTAAAATTCAAGTTTACTTATTCTTTCCATTGCCTGTTGTGTTTTTTCATATGTGTTGAAAGCTGTAAGTCTTATGTATCCTTCACCACTTGGACCAAATCCTGCACCTGGTGTACTTACAACGTTTGCTTCATTTAGAAGTAAATCAAAGAATGCCCAGGAGTCTATGTCATTTGGTGTTTTTACCCATATGTATGGTGAGTCTACTCCACCATATACATCAAGTCCTATTGCCTCAAGACTTTCACGTATGAGTTGTGCATTTTTAGCATAGTAGTCGAGGTTTTCTTGTGTTTCTTTTTTACCTTCTGGTGTGTAGATTGATTCTGCAGCACGTTGTACAGGGTATGATACTCCGTTGAATTTTGTTGATTGACGTCTGTTCCATAGTGGTGTTAGTTGTACATCTTCACCTTTTGAGTTTTTAATTATTAATTCTTCTGGAACTACACAGTATGCACAACGTGTTCCTGTGAAACCTGCTGTTTTTGAGTAACTTCTAAATTCTACTGCTACTTCTTTTGCACCTTCTACTTCATAGATTGAATGTGGTACATTTTCAGTTTTGATAAATGCTTCATATGCTGCATCAAAGAGTATGATTGCATCGTTGTCTTTTGCATAGTCGATCCATTCTTTAAGTTGATCTTTTGTTAGTGTTGTTCCTGTTGGATTGTTAGGGTAGCATAGGTAGATGATGTCTACATCTTCTTTTGGAAGTTCTGGTACAAAGTTGTTTTCTGCTGTTGCAGGTAGGTATACTATGTTTTCATAGTGTTGTCCATCATCACTCATTTCTCCACTACGTCCTGCCATTACATTACTGTCTACATATACAGGATATACTGGGTCTGTTACTGCAATTATGTTGTCTTTTGCAAATAGTTCTTGGAAGTTTCCTGTGTCACATTTTGCACCGTCACTTATGAATACTTCTGTGTTTTTAAGTTCTACACCTAGTGGTTTGAAGTCATTTTCAATGATTGCATCAATAAGGAAGTCATATCCTTGTTCTGGTCCATATCCACGGAATTTTTCTGCATCTGCCATTTCATCTACTGCATCTTTGTATGCTTTTATTACAGTTTTTGATAATGGTTTTGTTACATCTCCAATTCCCATTTTTATAAGATCTACATCTGGGTTTTGATTTTGGAATTCATCTACTCTTCTTGCTATTTCTACAAATAGGTAGTTGTTTTGTATTAAGTCAAAGTTTTCATTTACTTTTACCATGTTTTCACCTTAAATATTTTATTTTTTTTATATATTTTTATTGGAATTGATTTTAGTTGTGTGTGTAGTAAAATACGAGTTCATCGTCTGTTTTTGCATCAAGACGTGCAAATCCAAATCTTTCAAGTTGTACAATATCATCAACTTGTGCATCTTTTGCATCTGCTTCTATGTATCCTTCAATTTCTGTGCTATCTTGCATTAC
This genomic window contains:
- a CDS encoding LL-diaminopimelate aminotransferase, with the translated sequence MVKVNENFDLIQNNYLFVEIARRVDEFQNQNPDVDLIKMGIGDVTKPLSKTVIKAYKDAVDEMADAEKFRGYGPEQGYDFLIDAIIENDFKPLGVELKNTEVFISDGAKCDTGNFQELFAKDNIIAVTDPVYPVYVDSNVMAGRSGEMSDDGQHYENIVYLPATAENNFVPELPKEDVDIIYLCYPNNPTGTTLTKDQLKEWIDYAKDNDAIILFDAAYEAFIKTENVPHSIYEVEGAKEVAVEFRSYSKTAGFTGTRCAYCVVPEELIIKNSKGEDVQLTPLWNRRQSTKFNGVSYPVQRAAESIYTPEGKKETQENLDYYAKNAQLIRESLEAIGLDVYGGVDSPYIWVKTPNDIDSWAFFDLLLNEANVVSTPGAGFGPSGEGYIRLTAFNTYEKTQQAMERISKLEF
- a CDS encoding histone family protein, encoding MTEIPKAPVTRIAKAAGAERISKNAEEKLVEAVEAYAKKLATAAIDLANHADRKTIQPEDVELALKHFY